A stretch of the Veillonella parvula DSM 2008 genome encodes the following:
- a CDS encoding 2-oxoacid:acceptor oxidoreductase subunit alpha, whose product MQKRKDFIWKMGGQQGEGIESCGEIMATILAKEGYSLYSQRLFASRIKGGHTTFALRVALEQIMSIGEGVDFLLSLDQETVDMHGSEVRDGGYIICDSKVNPDFSKFEGTKINCLSLPISETAMKQGSLLMRNIVALGMSVALLGFDTKMFKDAITEKFAKKSQEIIDKNLAAFDDGHSLVMEKLGDVEIDTLPAPGKKDQMFLLGNEACALGAIAAGSRFMASYPITPASEVMEYMIKTMDKLGSTVVQTEDEIAACMTAMGGVYAGVRGFTCTSGPGLSLMAESLSMASMAELPMVVIDVQRSGPSTGMATKVEQSDIDAACYNAHGDYSGIVISPTSIEECFYEIQKAFNLAEMYQCPVIFMPDLQQGLNKQSVPSFDLNRVPINRGKMMKEAELPELVQPNYFKRFELTEDGISPRTIPGMKNGLFLSTGLEHNEEGKPAEAPTMHVAQTDKRFRKLETVADNYEPFLNNAKYDEADVLVVGMASSRGAIEEAVAEFDQEGVKVNHLQLRLIKPFPAKQLQPFFDAAKKVVIVEHNKTGQLANLFKINMHKKHKISSCLKYDGNPFTKSYVKNAIKEVL is encoded by the coding sequence TTGCAAAAACGTAAAGATTTTATCTGGAAAATGGGCGGCCAACAAGGTGAAGGTATCGAGAGTTGCGGCGAAATTATGGCTACAATCCTTGCTAAAGAAGGCTACTCTTTGTATAGCCAACGTTTATTTGCATCTCGCATCAAAGGTGGTCATACTACATTCGCATTGCGCGTAGCATTGGAACAAATTATGTCTATCGGTGAAGGGGTAGACTTCTTGCTTTCCCTTGATCAAGAAACCGTTGATATGCACGGTTCCGAAGTACGTGATGGTGGATATATCATCTGTGATAGCAAAGTTAATCCAGACTTTTCTAAATTTGAAGGTACAAAGATTAATTGTTTATCTTTGCCTATCTCTGAAACAGCAATGAAACAAGGCTCCTTGTTGATGCGTAATATCGTAGCACTTGGAATGTCCGTAGCGCTTCTTGGTTTTGATACTAAGATGTTTAAAGATGCTATTACTGAGAAATTTGCAAAGAAATCCCAAGAGATTATTGATAAAAACTTGGCTGCTTTCGATGATGGTCATAGCCTTGTAATGGAAAAATTAGGCGATGTTGAAATCGATACATTGCCAGCGCCTGGTAAGAAAGATCAAATGTTCTTATTAGGTAACGAAGCATGTGCTCTTGGTGCTATTGCTGCGGGCTCCCGTTTCATGGCATCATATCCTATTACGCCAGCATCCGAAGTTATGGAATACATGATTAAAACTATGGATAAGTTGGGCTCAACTGTTGTTCAAACAGAAGACGAAATCGCAGCATGTATGACAGCTATGGGTGGTGTATACGCAGGTGTTCGTGGCTTTACATGTACTTCTGGTCCAGGCCTTTCCTTGATGGCAGAATCCTTGTCTATGGCTTCCATGGCTGAATTGCCAATGGTTGTTATTGACGTTCAACGTTCTGGCCCATCCACTGGTATGGCTACAAAAGTTGAACAATCCGATATTGATGCAGCTTGCTACAATGCACATGGTGACTACTCTGGTATCGTAATTTCTCCAACATCTATTGAAGAATGTTTCTATGAAATTCAAAAAGCTTTCAACTTGGCAGAAATGTACCAATGTCCAGTTATCTTTATGCCTGACTTACAACAAGGTTTGAATAAACAATCCGTTCCTTCTTTCGATTTGAACCGCGTACCTATTAATCGAGGTAAAATGATGAAAGAAGCTGAGCTTCCTGAATTGGTACAACCTAACTATTTCAAACGCTTTGAATTGACTGAAGATGGCATTTCCCCTCGTACAATTCCAGGCATGAAAAATGGTCTATTCCTTTCCACAGGCTTAGAGCATAATGAAGAAGGTAAACCAGCAGAAGCGCCTACAATGCACGTAGCGCAAACTGATAAACGCTTCCGTAAATTGGAAACTGTAGCTGACAATTATGAACCATTCTTGAACAATGCTAAATACGATGAAGCGGATGTACTCGTTGTAGGTATGGCTTCTAGTCGTGGTGCTATCGAAGAAGCTGTTGCTGAATTCGATCAAGAAGGTGTTAAAGTTAACCATTTACAATTGCGCTTAATTAAACCATTCCCAGCAAAGCAATTACAACCGTTCTTTGATGCGGCGAAAAAAGTAGTTATTGTAGAACACAATAAAACTGGTCAATTGGCTAACTTATTTAAAATCAACATGCATAAGAAACATAAGATTTCTAGCTGCTTGAAATACGATGGTAATCCATTCACAAAAAGTTATGTGAAAAATGCGATTAAGGAGGTCCTATAA